One Mycolicibacterium fortuitum subsp. fortuitum genomic window carries:
- the rnhA gene encoding ribonuclease HI: MDSNVVVIHTDGGCRPNPGPGGWGAVLRHRESVREMYGGDPGTTSNNRMELMAPIMALEALTRPVVVHLHTDSTYVRNGITKWVLGWERNGWLTAAKQPVKNVDLWQRLQAACAQHQVEWFWVKGHSGIADNELADELATRGLREALDGSGDLVH, from the coding sequence ATGGACAGCAACGTAGTCGTCATCCACACCGACGGCGGATGCCGCCCGAATCCGGGCCCCGGCGGCTGGGGCGCGGTGTTGCGTCACCGCGAGAGCGTGCGCGAGATGTACGGCGGCGACCCGGGCACCACGAGCAACAACCGGATGGAGCTGATGGCACCCATCATGGCGCTCGAGGCGCTCACCAGGCCCGTGGTGGTGCACCTGCACACCGACAGCACCTATGTCCGCAACGGCATCACCAAGTGGGTGCTCGGCTGGGAACGCAATGGCTGGCTGACCGCCGCGAAGCAGCCGGTGAAGAACGTCGACCTGTGGCAGCGGCTGCAGGCCGCGTGTGCACAGCACCAGGTCGAGTGGTTCTGGGTGAAAGGTCACTCGGGTATCGCCGACAACGAGCTGGCCGACGAGCTGGCGACACGGGGGCTGCGGGAAGCGCTCGACGGTTCAGGCGATCTGGTTCACTGA